The Montipora capricornis isolate CH-2021 chromosome 6, ASM3666992v2, whole genome shotgun sequence genome has a window encoding:
- the LOC138051932 gene encoding uncharacterized protein, with translation MLDSVDTWSRETIISEASSAELEIYDGSESDVNVQEEGYFTGDNVFVDYSVQKLDLEPNELGELHSGVMYIREHPGWHKRWFTINNHCLTCFRHRSESRMLFQIPLKGAKIVPTDRKKSRMFPLTLSVPRIHETITFATTEEHTRQKWVYVMNCVISRLKEDEETSDVPVSPSFNSYDSYCKLVGSESDPDKHNISAEVCEKNELLRRRKVSCCLESPRIVEPSQSWTSSENSAHSNEDETLTQWKLGLDDEDEMLVMNNDLSPDLGEDESFKELQEILPDIIQGLSGPTSGGKKKNKILKATSLVKVNEVSEEGALPSGGEKSLSTSDLQTAVPKVKRHSSLVTSLSSKAMRVKSRLTGSIFSKGRKHDPGKGLRDISSTKSTTFSGYLLRKKGANWKNRWCVVKEHWLFCYKDFGVGIAELEVPLLDTAIKTVEDKDHEKPYMFVLTCEKEDLYFAAENEAELEEWLLVLKDEIEVTDNSTSVSVFVADSSEQTQLSAPAIFSLVSASAPSSPSTSQSKSRRSNKGNKDVAPATEGKKTSIFSSLGNKLTKTKPKAFASGAVNVPPEAASESHSVEDGLVSVQPASRAEHDQVESTGVGKHTQIEGLEVPFSYSMEGFLNQRVEEDTWLKCWVRLEKHSLHIHDEKDSADSVVVKIKLNNCVVRDWIDAKRPFVMEIRRTLGRPHYLQAESESEYLKWKESISSAVIHSPKVTRRPVLTWSSTEEGPATSQRHKSKFDSVERDEVFQKIEETATSNPGRPNTPLNPSPRPSTAGDVSNSESDDGQSVRTLAQSEPVLEPVERWRSFSEGEQEEERKTRTKLHRSISNAIQVLPHLPGKRKRRSRTVPNICVSPDLLVNVKHSSCLFMRSGKGLWTKRWCVLQQDKLHLFKRPDEEVPVLSIPLSQCEVRRTNKKTKKFTFELNVPSEKEDYCFAADNEKEMLTWIRMLRVIAEEEPPESRLLNGHNKVSNAEALHESKDPTQDTNQFSPEVRKIDRNGNGDEPSSSPTGLLKDQNLITAGGKREDLSMPNTVSKPTSLDGVLKLLQDQQLLQQIGQQKFNRVKRAQEAWQRSAAAVLKEKRKGSETSDPGKGDTTVVKGNTGEPVRRRTVSMSTAQTMRKELELIPITSFQDTNDAIEKFEKLAEEEKLRTLKKETLLKKRRNSLTLEKGVLQKKIHKQSDKKNTVKKLLGKDEVASVENKQQAEERLLLLNQELANIEKDLMDNKMNEAQALDNLNVMKTKTVRKLSFVKPATTKVQLQQKRDTFKNSHSESSSSQGSTEDRSGRDSPKMRQSLEAARKQSTAVSLAVLENELRKISPVGGRKLTLAGININNNIIKDPMHSRVSLSSEGSQEDCKLKDSPVINGKLELEKEASSESDGSATGDMSSFPKKKLCDTAEVRRKKYSTGSQVAFHKLSVEIPTQGDSKDEEHEHRPSVTSQRSIDETIALRKVSVASERDSDGHRASLMNALSQIKDFEEFAAVSIGERRGK, from the exons ATGTTGGATTCAGTAGACACATGGTCCAGAGAAACTATAATATCAGAGGCAAGCAGTGCTGAGCTTGAAATATATGATGGTTCAGAAAGCGATGTTAATGTCCAGGAGGAGGGCTATTTTACAGGAGAtaatgtttttgttgattaTTCAGTTCAAAAACTTGATCTTGAGCCAAATGAGTTGGGTGAACTGCATAGTGGTGTTATGTACATTAGGGAACATCCTGGTTGGCATAAGAGATGGTTTACTATAAATAATCACTGTTTAACATGCTTTCGGCATAGATCAGAAAGTAGGATGTTATTTCAAATACCTTTGAAGGGGGCCAAAATTGTCCCAACTGATCGGAAGAAAAGTAGGATGTTTCCGCTTACTTTGTCAGTTCCAAGAATACATGAAACTATCACTTTTGCAACAACAGAGGAGCATACCAGGCAAAAGTGGGTCTATGTTATGAATTGTGTTATTTCAAGACTTAAAGAAGACGAGGAAACTTCGGATGTACCTGTGAGTCCATCTTTTAACTCATATGACTCTTACTGCAAACTTGTTGGTTCAGAATCAGATCCAGACAAGCACAATATTTCTGCAGAAGTCTGTGAAAAAAATGAGTTGCTTCGCAGAAGAAAGGTTTCATGCTGCCTTGAATCGCCAAGAATAGTAGAACCATCCCAGAGCTGGACAAGTAGTGAAAACAGTGCTCATTCAAATGAAGATGAAACTTTGACTCAGTGGAAATTAGGTcttgatgatgaagatgaaatGCTTGTGATGAATAATGACCTGTCACCAGACCTGGGGGAGGATGAATCATTCAAAGAGTTACAAGAG ATATTACCTGATATTATCCAAGGATTAAGTGGCCCAACCAGtggaggaaaaaagaaaaacaagattcTTAAAGCTACTTCTTTGGTGAAAGTAAATG AGGTTTCAGAAGAAGGAGCGCTTCCAAGTGGTGGGGAGAAGTCTTTGTCAACTTCAGACCTTCAAACTGCTGTGCCTAAAGTAAAACGACACAGTTCATTGGTTACTTCATTGTCTTCGAAAGCTATGCGTGTCAAATCAAGACTAACAGGCTCTATTTTCAGTAAAG GTCGTAAACATGACCCCGGCAAAGGCCTGCGAGATATTTCATCCACAAAGAGCACAACATTTTCTGGGTATTTACTTCGAAAGAAAGGTGCTAATTGGAAAAACCGCTGGTGTGTTGTCAAAGAGCATTGGTTATTTTGCTACAAAGACTTTGGAGTTGGCATCGCGGAGCTGGAGGTTCCTTTACTCGATACCGCTATTAAAACAGTGGAAGATAAGGACCATGAAAAGCCCTACATGTTTGTTTTAACCTGTGAAAAGGAAGACCTTTATTTTGCTGCGGAAAATGAAGCCGAACTGGAGGAATGGTTATTGGTCTTGAAAGATGAAATAGAGGTTACTGACAATTCAACAA GTGTCTCAGTTTTTGTGGCAGATTCGTCTGAGCAAACCCAGTTGTCAGCTCCTGCGATTTTCTCACTTGTTTCTGCGTCCGCGCCAAGTAGCCCGTCGACTTCACAAAGTAAATCCAGAAGATCGAACAAGGGAAATAAGGATGTGGCACCTGCAACTGAGGGCAAGAAGACATCGATATTTAGTTCATTAGGGAACAAACTCACCAAGACAAAGCCTAAAGCTTTTGCCAGTGGTGCAGTGAATGTTCCACCTGAAGCAGCTTCGGAAAGTCACAGCGTTGAGGATGGGTTAGTTTCGGTGCAACCGGCATCTCGAGCTGAACACGACCAAG TTGAATCAACAGGAGTAGGCAAACACACTCAAATTGAAGGACTTGAAGTGCCTTTCTCGTACTCAATGGAAGGCTTTCTGAATCAACGCGTCGAAGAAGACACATGGTTAAAATGTTGG GTAAGACTAGAAAAACACAGCCTTCATATACACGACGAAAAGGACAGCGCAGACTCGGTTGTAGTGAAAATCAAGCTCAATAACTGTGTTGTGAGGGATTGGATTGACGCAAAACGCCCGTTTGTTATGGAGATACGAAGGACACTGGGGAGACCTCACTATCTACAGGCCGAAAGCGAGTCAG AATATCTAAAGTGGAAGGAGTCAATAAGCAGTGCAGTGATACATTCACCAAAAGTTACTCGTAGACCGGTGTTAACTTGGAGCTCAACAGAAGAAGGACCAGCGACTTCCCAGCGTCATAAATCCAAATTTGACTCTGTTGAAAGAGATGAAGTGTTTCAAAAGATCGAAGAAACTGCTACATCAAATCCTGGAAGACCAAACACGCCACTCAATCCCTCACCTCGG cCATCCACAGCAGGTGACGTGTCAAACTCCGAAAGCGATGACGGTCAATCAGTACGTACACTTGCACAATCTGAGCCCGTTTTGGAACCCGTGGAAAGATGGCGGTCATTTTCTGAGGGAGAACAG GAGgaagagagaaaaacaagaACTAAGCTTCATCGTTCCATTTCCAACGCCATCCAAGTCCTTCCTCATCTTCCAGGCAAACGCAAACGGCGCAGTCGCACTGTACCAAACATTTGCGTGTCACCAGATCTGTTGGTGAATGTCAAACACTCTTCCTGTTTGTTCATGCGCAGTGGCAAAGGGCTTTGGACCAAGCGTTGGTGTGTTCTGCAACAGGATAAGCTTCACTTGTTCAAGCGGCCAGATGAGGAGGTACCCGTGTTATCGATTCCATTGAGTCAGTGTGAAGTAAGACGGACCAACAAGAAGACCAAGAAGTTTACTTTCGAATTGAACGTTCCTTCGGAAAAGGAGGATTACTGCTTTGCTGCGGACAACGAAAAAGAGATGTTAACGTGGATCAGAATGTTGAGGGTGATAGCTGAGGAAGAACCACCAGAAAGCAG ACTCCTAAACGGTCACAATAAGGTTTCCAATGCCGAGGCGCTGCACGAGTCAAAAGATCCTACGCAAGACACAAACCAGTTTTCTCCTGAGGTTAGGAAAATTGATCGAAACGGGAATGGAGATGAACCATCGAGTTCTCCAACAGGGCTGTTAAAGGACCAAAACTTAATCACAGCTGGCGGCAAGAGAGAAGACCTATCAATGCCAAACACTGTCAGCAAACCGACCTCGCTTGATGGCGTACTCAAGCTTCTTCAGGATCAACAATTATTGCAACAAATTGGACAGCAAAAGTTCAACAGAGTGAAAAGGGCTCAAGAAGCATGGCAAAGGTCAGCGGCTGcggtattaaaagaaaaacgaaagggGTCTGAAACATCAGATCCAGGGAAAGGTGATACCACCGTTGTTAAAGGAAACACTGGCGAGCCAGTAAGGCGAAGAACAGTCTCCATGTCGACAGCGCAAACAATGCGAAAAGAACTTGAATTAATTCCAATAACCTCTTTTCAAGACACCAATGATGCAATTGAGAAATTTGAAAAGCTCGCCGAGGAGGAAAAACTGAGAACCTTGAAAAAGGAGACTTTGttaaaaaaacgaagaaattctCTGACTTTGGAGAAGGGTGTGCTGCAAAAGAAGATTCATAAGCAAAGCGATAAGAAAAATACGGTCAAGAAGCTTCTTGGTAAAGATGAGGTGGCCAGCGTTGAAAATAAGCAACAAGCGGAAGAAAGGCTTCTGCTACTCAATCAGGAATTAGCAAACATTGAAAAAGACTTAATGGACAACAAAATGAACGAAGCACAAGCTTTGGACAATTTGAACgtcatgaaaacaaaaacagttagGAAACTTTCGTTTGTTAAACCTGCTACTACCAAGGTACAATTGCAGCAAAAGCGAGATACATTCAAGAATTCTCATTCGGAATCATCTTCCTCTCAAGGATCCACAGAGGACAGATCAGGTAGAGATTCGCCAAAGATGCGTCAGTCTCTAGAGGCTGCACGCAAACAAAGCACGGCTGTGTCATTGGCTGTTCTGGAAAACGAACTCAGGAAAATATCTCCAGTTGGCGGTCGTAAGCTAACGTTAGCGGGTATCAATATCAACAACAACATTATAAAAGATCCCATGCACAGCAGAGTTTCTCTGTCATCGGAGGGATCACAAGAGGATTGTAAATTGAAAGACTCACCAGTTATTAACGGGAAGTTAGAGCTTGAAAAGGAAGCATCATCTGAATCAGATGGCTCGGCGACGGGTGACATGTCCTCCTTTCCGAAGAAAAAGTTATGCGACACTGCCGAAGTCAGGCGGAAGAAATACTCGACTGGTTCGCAAGTTGCATTTCACAAGCTGTCAGTGGAAATTCCAACTCAAGGTGACAGCAAAGACGAGGAACATGAACACAGACCCTCTGTTACGTCACAGAGAAGCATTGACGAGACTATAGCGTTACGAAAGGTGTCTGTTGCTTCGGAAAGGGACTCAGATGGTCATCGCGCGAGTTTGATGAATGCTTTATCTCAGATCAAG gaTTTTGAAGAATTTGCCGCTGTTTCCATCGGAGAAAGGCGTGGAAAATGA